A window of Phragmites australis chromosome 2, lpPhrAust1.1, whole genome shotgun sequence genomic DNA:
TATGGAGTGCTTTGTTTACTCGGCTACAGACTAGACAGGCTGTGAAGTTTGTGAATTCTCTTGTGGTCTTCATGTCCTTAGTGCTGGTCAAATATGGGTCAGGTGTTCTTGTCAGTTCCATCGATGTAATTCAGCCAAATCTTTTCACCCAAATCCTTCAGCGTTTCTGGATTCCCAATCTCAAATTGATCAAAGGGCCCCTTGAAATTAAGCTGACATCAGTTGCTTCAACAAAGTTGCTTTGTGAGTCTGCAGCGCTGTTGGATGCTGCTGCAGCCCAATGGTGGGGCAAATTGCTTGACAGTATCGTCTCGCTGTTGTCGAGAATGGATCAAGGTGGAGCACAACAAGAGCAAAATGATGGTGCTGATGCAGCGGATATTCAGAAGACTTCAAGTTATTCTGTCTCATTTGTACGCCTTCAATATGCTGGAAAGAGTGAAGATGATCTGCTGAAAGAAGTAAATGATCCAAAACAGTTTCTGGTCACATCGTTGGCCACACTTTCTGCACAGTCTCCTGGGAGGTTTGGTCCTGTCATTGAGCAGCATGTGGACCCAGCGAACAAAAGCGCTCTTCTTCAACTTTGTGCAACCTACAATACCAACATCGTCTAGGTAAACAATTGCTGAGATCCTTCCAGTTCATTTTTTGTGTTGGTTCAGTTCAGTGATTTGCATTTATGAGCTTAAGACATGGTACCATTATCGATATTTATAAGATTTTGACTATTAAATGCCTTTTTGTTCTGAAGTTGTGTTAATCATGTACATACATGTTACGAAAATTACAAGGAAAACTTTTGAATGTGATGTAAGGTTATTCGGGAGGCATAGTAGTCACCATCTGCAAAGCGAACGTCTCATTGGACACAAGCATGAAATCGCTGTTAGCTAATGCTATGAATTGCTGTGTTATCATTTTTACAACTTGATATCTACTTGCTTCAAGTATGTGATTGAAAGGCCTTGTTCCATTGGATATAATCATGAGCATTGTGAACAGAGTAGCCATTAGTAGCTATTGAACCTCCTTTAGGTGTTCTCTGATCTAGCCATTCATGACTAATTTAATTATTTCATACACAGCATTTTTAGTCGGAAGCTTCAAATGGtttcgaaaaaaataaatcCGCATTCACTGCAAACttgtaatttgattttatttgacCCACGACACATGTCCTTGTTAATCTTGGGTACTTCTAACACTTGTTATCCTATAATAATTTCAGGGGCCAACTGGCGGGGTTTTGTCAAAAGATGAGTCTCTGGGAGTTGTCTGTCCGTCAAGCCTTTTCGGTTTTTGCCCTTGTTGGTTGGTGGGGCGGGCGGATGCCGAATCATGTAGAAGGAAAAACATTGAGAGCTTTGTGGAGGATTTGTCTATTTGGGAGAGTCATTTTATTTTTCGCGACAGAGGTTCCTTTTGGGGGGAAAAAGTGTATTGGACAAGTTGGATATGTTGTCAACCTGGTGTGTCAGTCCTGAATCCTGATGGTTGGAACGTACTGTAATTTTTGCCATCCTGCGTTGGGTCACTACACTGAAAGCGCCATGCCTGAATCGAACGAAGTGTTTAGTGTCGTCTTCTTTTTGTAGGAGGAGAAGTGTTTTAGTGTAGATTTGAAGTCTGCAATCGTGCCATATTTTGAGATTGTTTTCTGAATTGAAGGATGGGTATTTGAGATTGTTTCTCAGCAACCCTACCCTCAAGTGAGCAAGCTCTCATGCGCATGTATACTTGTTTGCATGACACGGTACTACTATGCGCCTTGCAGGATAGATACACAAGCCGCAGGGGCAAGCACTGGGGAAATTCTAAAAAGGGTGCACCTCCAGACCGCGTTTGGGTTTGACAAGTTGCTCAACTTGGAGATGCTCGTCATGCAGATCGCTCGCCGATATCGACAAGTTACTCAACTTGGAAATTTATTCCAAAATCACTCTAATATTCCTTAAACTATTTGTAAATCACGCTATAAGTTCTACAAATGTACtaaattttctaaactattCTAACATTATTTCTAAACTACTATAAactattctaaaattatttctactATTTTTAAACTATTCTACAAACAGAGAAAATTACCTcatccttcctcctctcctctccagctctccttcctcctctcctcttctctgcTCACTGGAAATCGAAATATCGATAATGGGGGCGACTCTCCCCTCCACAGCTAGCGGCGTGCATATTATATAGGGTACTTGTCGGCACCTAGAGTGCCGACATAACCTATCAGCACGTCACTTGTCGATAGGTTCCTGTTGCACTGCCAACTGCAATAAAAGCAGTGGCCCACCACCTATCAGAGGTCCAAATGACGATATGTACCTGTCGATAGTAAGggtggaaacggatcgaataaaACATCTTTCACATtgctatctatattttaatacGAATAAGAATGCACATCTGAATATCCTCAAAtgcgaatacgaatcggattgTTCAAATCTGAATCTGcatcggatatctactcgaccGGGTTGTATACAAATATCCTACACCATTAATgacaagaatttttattttggtgtgCACAAAATTCGTTCACATTTAGAGTTACTGGAATTAccgaaattttagaaattttgttcaaaattcatgtaggaaatttaattttttgtcaaatttgactgaaatttaatcaaatttaactaaaatttgttccaattaGATTGGGCCAGAATATATAAATTTCGTTCacctctgaaatttctaaaactttagcgaAATTTGGTTCTCTGGTTGGTGGATATGGATATTATCTATTTCCACATCTGAATTCAAAGCAATTCGGATATCCATATTTGAATCTGAATCTCGAATCCGAATTCGGATACATCATCTTAGTATCTATTTCAAAAAtgaatacgaatatggatatccatattcgtgttTTGACGGATACGAATATTGGATAATTTGGATACCTGCTATCATTTTTCACTAGTTAGCAAACCACTTGCCAACAGTCCCTTGTCAACATTTCGCCTGCTGACAGAGTACTATTTCggcaatttttcaaaaacaaatattatttttgcaattttccattaaattaatattatttaaaaaaatctacaaaTTTGTTCCATAAGTGGTGTCACAAGTAAATCCCAAACGGCATGTTATATCAATATATCTGGGACGGGCGTCCAGCAGTCCATTCTGACCCAACAGAGTTCCTTTTTGGAAGAGAGGAGTCGTGCAGCATTTGTTCGCAAGTATCCGTGCAATTATAAACATTCACTCTCACCAGTTTGCATTCCGTGATGCATGAcaaaatattcatattcattGATGGCAGACAGCACCTATCTTCCCAATTTCGCAGAATCACGGGACACTTAAAAGACTCCATAGATGGGTTCAGGAAAATGAACATGCATGCAGATCACTTCCAGTAGTTAAACTGAGAATAGACTGAGCTCAAACATCAGCACAAATTTGGTTTTGCTTCCTGTTCATAGTCTGAATAGTAATTGCAATCTCTCTCTCAACAACACTCATCAATGAATATGAATATGGAAAACATCGAAAAACATGATTACATGAGGGCTGGAACGATCACAGTGGAAACATCACATTATCACACATTTGCACGCAAGGTAATTCCGAGTTTAGCTTGTGACATGGAGTATATAGTACATCCATTACATTGGGCATCCATTGTGCCACTTCATCACTGCTGGATGCATCAAAGACATCTTAGGCATTGTCATTTGTCATTACAACATACACGTATATACAAAAATGTACACGGCTTCTGCGGTACTGATGCGCATTACACTCGGTTTGCGGAGATGACACATGGTATAACCATCTTAGTACGTCTCAACACCAGTGGGTTTGCAGTCGACGTCGAACCACACTTCATTGTCACGGCCAATGATGCGGAATGGACTATTGTACTGTGCAATTGAGTATGCGTTCTTGCTAGGGTAGTTTGTGGAATTAACCCACGGTGACCGACTCAAGCTCATGGCGAGTTTCTCAGCTTCCTCAACCACATTGTTGTCTCGTGCATAACCCGAGAAGCTCCTGACTGCAATGCAGTGGCTTGGCCATCTATCTGGATGCAGgttcagttccgggagaggaacAGGAGGGGAAGCTTGGAACTTTGCTGGTAAGTAGAGCCGGACAAAGTATGCTGAGGAGTGCAGAGGCCCTGCACCTGGAACGATACTTGTCAGGACAGGGGTGGTCATTCTGATCCTAGAAGAGTTGAGGTTTGCTCCCATCAGGTATTGGAACAATCTGGCAGCCAGCAACAGCACTAAAAGGTTTAGAGCTTGCTGGATCTAGCAAAGCAAATTAAGCAGACAGAACTTGTAAAAATGTGAAAACGAGAAGATATTATGAACAAAGTAATGGATTCAAGTGATTGATATAGACAGTTCGCAATCAAATGTACAGAAAACAACCCACCGGGATATCGATACTTATGGATagtaatatcataaattcacaTGTTGCTGATAAATGTCCCAAGTGCATAAGCATTTACGTCAGGTCTGGCAAATAAAAATTTAGATTCCATGAGTTAGCAGAGCCAGAGATCAGTGGCTGCAGTTTTGTG
This region includes:
- the LOC133892121 gene encoding uncharacterized protein LOC133892121 isoform X1; amino-acid sequence: MTTMARQRHPVVLALPLLLVALLLPASLGSETPQYTTVHSESDFEVRLYRDTVWMSAPSDRSSFHVATKLGFHRLFQYLMGANLNSSRIRMTTPVLTSIVPGAGPLHSSAYFVRLYLPAKFQASPPVPLPELNLHPDRWPSHCIAVRSFSGYARDNNVVEEAEKLAMSLSRSPWVNSTNYPSKNAYSIAQYNSPFRIIGRDNEVWFDVDCKPTGVETY
- the LOC133892121 gene encoding uncharacterized protein LOC133892121 isoform X2, with translation MLMHLGHLSATCEFMILLSISIDIPIQQALNLLVLLLAARLFQYLMGANLNSSRIRMTTPVLTSIVPGAGPLHSSAYFVRLYLPAKFQASPPVPLPELNLHPDRWPSHCIAVRSFSGYARDNNVVEEAEKLAMSLSRSPWVNSTNYPSKNAYSIAQYNSPFRIIGRDNEVWFDVDCKPTGVETY